A genomic segment from Streptomyces sp. NBC_01233 encodes:
- a CDS encoding GNAT family N-acetyltransferase, with the protein MICYGPAVLDLSDELADAYSEVFSAPPWNEDEETIRQFAARLQADSRRTGFRTAFAQSAVGIEGFATAWLTPKAFPTDRAYGQVTAQLGRQRVRELLIGALEIDELAVRPHARGHGTGRALLAEITADAPDARAWLLTARVATDTVATYRRLGWHEVTPLPGTENGVVVFLAPNHPSA; encoded by the coding sequence GTGATCTGTTATGGACCGGCCGTACTGGACCTGTCGGACGAACTGGCCGACGCCTACAGCGAGGTCTTCTCCGCGCCGCCGTGGAACGAAGACGAAGAAACCATTCGCCAGTTCGCCGCCCGGCTCCAGGCCGACAGCCGCCGCACAGGTTTCCGTACCGCCTTCGCCCAGTCGGCCGTCGGCATCGAGGGATTCGCCACCGCCTGGCTGACCCCCAAGGCCTTCCCCACCGACCGAGCCTACGGGCAGGTCACCGCGCAGCTCGGCCGGCAGCGCGTACGGGAACTCCTCATCGGCGCCCTGGAGATCGACGAGCTCGCCGTACGCCCGCACGCGCGCGGCCACGGCACCGGCCGCGCCCTCCTCGCCGAGATCACCGCCGACGCCCCGGACGCCCGCGCCTGGCTCCTCACCGCACGCGTGGCCACCGACACCGTCGCCACCTACCGCCGGCTCGGCTGGCACGAGGTCACCCCGCTGCCCGGAACGGAGAACGGCGTCGTCGTCTTCCTCGCCCCGAACCACCCCTCGGCCTGA